The following proteins come from a genomic window of Populus nigra chromosome 6, ddPopNigr1.1, whole genome shotgun sequence:
- the LOC133695748 gene encoding uncharacterized protein LOC133695748, translated as MARQADRLVKIGQEGFAAIDEHFGRAKRRPPVMKVPYAHPTYYYVPATEVIDSNEAAQRYKGRVYVDYPKGKPVPF; from the coding sequence ATGGCACGTCAGGCAGATCGTCTTGTTAAGATTGGGCAGGAGGGTTTTGCAGCCATTGATGAGCACTTCGGCCGGGCCAAGAGGCGGCCACCAGTTATGAAGGTTCCCTATGCTCATCCCACATATTACTATGTTCCTGCAACAGAAGTTATCGACAGCAACGAGGCAGCTCAACGCTACAAGGGGAGGGTTTATGTCGATTATCCTAAGGGGAAACCAGTTCCGTTTTAA